A window of Fluoribacter dumoffii NY 23 contains these coding sequences:
- a CDS encoding HAD-IG family 5'-nucleotidase translates to MNEHKVYVNRILNMKKIKLIGLDMDHTLIRYNSENFESLVYQLVKEQLVEVKHYPEAIKKLNFNYHDAIRGLVIDSKNGNILKLSRYGAIRQSYHGTKPIDFAEQQKIYRSIYVDLGDPNYMAIDTAFSIAFCVLYGQLVELKDTEYADEIPGYQNIAQDVQFCVDKVHSDGSLKTIISKNLPTYVIKERALVEGLKHFIHHGKKIFILTNSDYSYTKLLLEYAINPFLKKGESWINLFEFVITLANKPRFFYDNLRFLAVNPVNGTMTNIIGPIVPGVYQGGNAKKFTEDLHVRGDEILYIGDHIYGDILRLKKDCNWRTALVVEELGEEIAAQARAMPIEKEISEAMDIKKDLEQQYVNLYTKMIDEGSKQHSQEIQELQAQISRIDAQLTKLLKEQKNYFNPKWERIFRAGAEESYFAYQVDRFACIYMEKLSDLLEYSPATYFRANRRLLAHDVEV, encoded by the coding sequence ATGAATGAACACAAAGTTTATGTAAACCGAATTTTAAATATGAAAAAGATTAAGCTAATTGGTCTGGATATGGATCACACCTTGATTCGTTACAATTCTGAAAACTTTGAATCTTTGGTTTATCAGCTGGTTAAAGAACAATTGGTAGAGGTGAAACATTATCCCGAAGCGATTAAGAAATTAAATTTTAATTATCACGATGCAATTCGGGGTTTAGTCATCGACAGTAAGAACGGCAACATCTTAAAACTGAGCCGCTACGGGGCCATTCGGCAAAGTTATCATGGCACCAAACCCATTGATTTTGCAGAGCAGCAGAAAATTTACCGCAGCATTTATGTTGATTTGGGTGATCCCAACTATATGGCCATCGACACTGCTTTTTCGATTGCATTTTGTGTTCTATATGGGCAGTTAGTCGAATTGAAAGATACGGAGTATGCGGATGAAATCCCCGGTTATCAAAACATCGCCCAAGACGTCCAATTTTGTGTAGATAAGGTACACTCGGACGGCAGCTTAAAAACTATTATCAGTAAAAATTTACCTACCTATGTGATCAAGGAACGCGCATTAGTCGAAGGTTTGAAGCATTTTATTCATCATGGTAAAAAAATATTTATACTGACTAATTCCGATTATTCCTATACAAAGCTTTTATTGGAATATGCGATTAACCCCTTTTTAAAGAAAGGTGAAAGCTGGATTAATTTATTTGAATTTGTCATTACTTTAGCGAATAAGCCTCGCTTTTTTTATGATAACTTGCGTTTTTTAGCAGTTAATCCGGTAAATGGCACCATGACCAATATAATTGGTCCCATAGTTCCCGGAGTATATCAAGGAGGTAATGCAAAGAAATTTACCGAAGATTTGCATGTTCGGGGGGATGAAATTCTTTATATTGGGGATCATATCTATGGCGATATCCTGCGCTTGAAGAAAGATTGCAACTGGCGAACTGCCTTGGTCGTTGAAGAGCTTGGGGAGGAAATTGCCGCCCAGGCACGGGCCATGCCTATAGAGAAAGAAATCAGCGAAGCAATGGATATAAAAAAAGATTTGGAACAACAATACGTCAATTTATACACCAAAATGATTGATGAGGGGTCCAAACAACACAGTCAGGAAATTCAGGAACTGCAAGCACAAATCAGCAGGATTGATGCGCAGCTAACCAAATTGCTGAAAGAACAAAAAAACTATTTTAATCCAAAATGGGAGCGAATTTTTCGGGCGGGCGCAGAGGAAAGTTATTTTGCCTATCAAGTGGATCGTTTTGCTTGTATTTACATGGAAAAACTCTCTGATTTATTGGAATATTCACCTGCAACGTATTTTCGGGCGAACCGACGCTTGTTAGCGCATGATGTTGAGGTATAG
- the rpiA gene encoding ribose-5-phosphate isomerase RpiA, with protein sequence MSELKMKAAKAALQYIEDDTVVGVGTGSTVNFFIKELAAIKHKIDACVSSSKATEALLRKEGIPVIDLNSVVDLPVYIDGADEVTEHGEMIKGGGGAHTREKIVAQMAEQFICIVDESKLVTRLGQFPVAVEVIPMARSMVARQLVQLGGDPEYREGFVTDNGNIILDVFNLTINDPLEMEDRINRITGVVENGIFAHRAADVILLASSDGVKRVK encoded by the coding sequence ATGAGTGAATTAAAAATGAAAGCGGCGAAAGCCGCATTGCAATATATCGAAGATGACACGGTGGTAGGTGTAGGTACCGGATCTACAGTTAATTTCTTTATCAAAGAATTGGCTGCTATAAAACATAAAATAGATGCCTGTGTATCAAGCTCCAAAGCAACGGAAGCCTTGCTTCGAAAAGAGGGTATCCCGGTGATTGATTTGAACTCAGTAGTGGATCTTCCAGTTTATATTGATGGCGCAGATGAGGTAACAGAACATGGCGAAATGATTAAAGGCGGTGGTGGTGCCCATACGCGCGAAAAAATTGTAGCCCAAATGGCAGAACAATTTATCTGCATTGTGGACGAGTCAAAACTGGTAACCCGTTTAGGACAATTTCCTGTGGCAGTAGAGGTTATTCCCATGGCAAGAAGCATGGTCGCCCGCCAATTGGTGCAATTGGGAGGTGATCCGGAGTACCGAGAGGGTTTTGTTACCGATAACGGTAATATAATCCTGGATGTTTTTAATTTAACTATCAACGACCCTTTGGAAATGGAAGACCGGATTAACCGGATCACCGGGGTGGTGGAAAATGGTATATTTGCACATCGGGCAGCGGATGTTATCTTGCTTGCATCTTCAGATGGTGTGAAGCGCGTGAAATAG
- the rlmB gene encoding 23S rRNA (guanosine(2251)-2'-O)-methyltransferase RlmB encodes MSEQYVYGVHAVSALLINPHRVTKKLYISEDRTDKRLQDIIDKARKAGVSIEQLSMQKLNQRFADFTHQGVVAAASSLPEYNESHLLALLESSKQPVLILILDGVTDPHNLGACLRTADATGVDFVVIPKDKSASITPVVSKVACGAAEAIPLVRVTNLARSMKLLKEHGVWIYGAAGEASHSLYQTDCTGNVAIVMGAEGEGLRRLTRENCDGLFSLPMAGSVSSLNVSVATGVSLYEIVRQRRGAALNE; translated from the coding sequence ATGAGTGAGCAGTATGTTTATGGGGTGCATGCGGTTTCTGCTTTGTTAATCAATCCACATCGAGTCACTAAGAAACTCTACATCAGTGAAGACCGTACGGACAAGCGGCTGCAGGATATTATCGATAAAGCCCGCAAAGCCGGCGTTAGTATTGAACAATTGAGTATGCAAAAGCTGAATCAGCGTTTTGCAGATTTTACTCACCAGGGAGTTGTTGCCGCAGCCTCTTCTTTACCTGAATATAATGAATCCCATTTGCTTGCCTTATTGGAATCGAGTAAACAACCGGTTTTGATTCTTATCCTCGATGGAGTCACAGACCCGCATAATCTGGGCGCGTGTTTACGCACTGCAGATGCAACCGGGGTTGATTTTGTAGTGATTCCCAAAGACAAAAGTGCAAGCATCACTCCTGTAGTCAGTAAAGTCGCTTGCGGTGCGGCAGAGGCGATTCCTCTAGTGCGGGTGACCAATTTGGCGCGCAGCATGAAGCTCTTGAAGGAACATGGGGTGTGGATTTATGGGGCAGCCGGTGAGGCAAGCCATTCCCTGTACCAAACAGACTGCACTGGAAATGTAGCAATCGTGATGGGGGCTGAAGGAGAAGGATTAAGACGCTTGACCCGCGAAAATTGTGACGGTTTATTTTCTTTGCCGATGGCAGGCAGTGTCTCCAGTTTAAACGTCTCTGTAGCTACTGGGGTGTCTTTATATGAAATTGTAAGGCAAAGAAGGGGAGCGGCACTTAATGAGTGA
- the rnr gene encoding ribonuclease R — MSKKSKDPFYKRESEKYTDPVPSREFIMEILNEYGKPMSRNQLFDKLHISNERKQESMGFRLKAMLRDGQIMQDRRGRFCLMQRINLSRGTVQGHPDGYGFFIPDDGSEDMFLSAKEMRAVMHGDVVLAYQVGVDRRGRPEAKIHEVIEHANATVVGRFFTDHGVNFVLPDSKHLTQDISIPQEMVNGAKNGQIVLVELITYPSKRTQAIGKVIHVLGEHMAPGMEIQVALYAHGIPFEWPEDVSIDVAKIPQHVTEEQIRGRTDLRGLPFVTIDGEDAKDFDDAVYCYKKPKGGFQLYVAIADVSNYVMQDSALDKEAARRGNSVYFPGKVIPMLPEALSNGLCSLNPHVDRLCMVAEMAISNEGKISRSRFYRAVIHSHARLTYTQVGSWLEQGSTDEQHTSLWPTLQALHDLYQVLLVTRKLRGAMDFETTETRIEFDENKKIQCIVPVIRNDAHKLIEECMLAANVSTARFLEKAKIPTLYRVHAAPEEDKITALRQFLGELGLQLSGGKKPGPKDFQRTMNAIEGRPDKHLIETVMLRSLKQAQYVEANEGHFGLAYSAYTHFTSPIRRYPDLLIHRAIGHLLDNNPIAEFAYTHDDMNRLGKHASMTERRADEATREVVTWLKCEYMQDKLGQVFKGRISAVTGFGIFVELDEIYVEGLVHVTSLKNDYYTFDSVKHRLIGTRGGHVYRLGDKMTVLVARVDLDERKIDFEPIEETVSHE; from the coding sequence GTGAGCAAGAAATCAAAAGACCCCTTTTATAAACGAGAAAGTGAAAAATATACTGATCCTGTCCCTAGCCGCGAATTCATTATGGAAATTCTTAATGAATACGGTAAGCCGATGTCGCGCAATCAATTATTCGATAAATTGCATATCAGCAATGAACGCAAGCAGGAATCCATGGGATTTCGACTTAAGGCTATGTTGCGCGATGGACAAATTATGCAAGACCGGCGCGGCCGTTTTTGTTTAATGCAACGAATTAACCTGTCGCGCGGTACTGTGCAAGGACATCCAGACGGTTATGGTTTTTTTATTCCTGATGACGGTTCCGAAGATATGTTTTTGTCTGCGAAAGAAATGCGGGCAGTGATGCATGGAGATGTGGTGCTGGCCTATCAGGTTGGCGTGGATCGCCGCGGAAGGCCGGAGGCGAAAATCCACGAAGTGATTGAGCATGCCAATGCGACAGTTGTGGGACGGTTTTTCACCGATCATGGGGTCAATTTTGTTTTGCCAGACAGTAAACATCTCACCCAGGATATTTCTATTCCTCAAGAAATGGTGAATGGTGCTAAAAATGGTCAAATTGTTTTGGTTGAATTGATAACCTACCCCAGCAAGCGGACTCAAGCCATAGGGAAAGTCATTCATGTTTTGGGCGAGCATATGGCGCCAGGCATGGAAATTCAAGTTGCACTTTATGCCCATGGAATCCCCTTTGAATGGCCAGAAGATGTGAGCATTGACGTTGCAAAAATTCCGCAGCATGTTACGGAGGAACAAATTAGAGGACGCACCGATCTGCGGGGGCTGCCCTTCGTGACCATTGATGGCGAAGATGCGAAAGATTTTGATGATGCAGTTTATTGTTACAAGAAACCAAAAGGCGGCTTTCAATTATATGTTGCAATTGCTGATGTCAGTAATTATGTAATGCAAGATTCTGCACTCGATAAAGAAGCAGCGCGTCGAGGTAATTCAGTGTATTTTCCTGGTAAAGTAATTCCCATGTTACCGGAAGCGTTATCCAATGGTTTATGTTCATTAAACCCGCATGTCGACAGACTCTGTATGGTTGCTGAAATGGCAATCAGTAATGAAGGAAAGATTTCCCGTTCCCGTTTTTATCGTGCAGTCATCCATTCACATGCGCGCTTGACCTATACCCAGGTAGGTTCCTGGCTTGAGCAGGGGAGTACTGATGAACAACACACTTCTTTATGGCCTACTTTACAAGCTCTTCATGATTTGTACCAGGTTTTGCTGGTTACGCGTAAGCTTAGGGGGGCTATGGATTTTGAGACTACTGAAACCCGCATTGAGTTTGATGAAAATAAAAAAATTCAATGTATAGTTCCAGTGATCCGCAATGATGCGCATAAACTAATAGAAGAATGCATGTTGGCTGCGAACGTTTCCACGGCCCGATTTTTAGAAAAGGCCAAAATCCCTACATTATACCGGGTGCATGCTGCGCCTGAAGAAGATAAAATTACGGCATTAAGACAGTTTTTAGGTGAGTTGGGCTTGCAATTGAGCGGCGGAAAAAAACCGGGGCCCAAAGATTTTCAACGTACAATGAATGCAATCGAAGGCCGACCGGATAAACACCTTATTGAAACGGTGATGCTGCGCTCTTTGAAACAAGCGCAATATGTGGAGGCCAATGAAGGGCATTTTGGCTTGGCTTATTCTGCCTATACTCATTTCACATCACCCATCCGGCGTTATCCTGATTTATTAATTCATCGGGCGATTGGCCATTTACTCGATAATAACCCAATTGCGGAATTCGCTTATACGCATGACGATATGAATCGCCTGGGTAAACACGCCTCGATGACCGAGCGGCGGGCCGATGAAGCGACACGGGAAGTGGTAACCTGGCTAAAATGCGAGTACATGCAGGATAAATTAGGACAAGTATTCAAAGGCCGAATTTCTGCAGTGACTGGATTTGGGATTTTCGTGGAACTTGATGAAATTTATGTTGAAGGTTTGGTGCATGTGACGTCTTTAAAAAATGATTATTACACTTTTGACTCAGTGAAACATCGGCTCATTGGAACACGTGGGGGCCATGTATATCGTTTGGGAGATAAAATGACGGTCCTAGTCGCTCGTGTTGATTTGGATGAACGTAAAATTGATTTTGAGCCCATAGAGGAAACAGTAAGTCATGAGTGA
- a CDS encoding YaiI/YqxD family protein, producing MHIWIDADACPKVIKEILFRAAVRTKTPLTLVANSFISYPNSPFIRSVQVTKGFDSADHYIMEHVQPFDLVITADIPLAAEVIAKKGLAINPRGEEYNEASIKQRLNLRDIHEQLRASGHYSGGPAALSIKEKTAFANALDRCLAKKTQN from the coding sequence ATGCATATCTGGATTGATGCTGATGCGTGCCCCAAAGTAATTAAAGAAATTTTATTTCGCGCTGCAGTCCGTACCAAAACGCCGCTCACTTTAGTGGCCAATTCTTTTATTTCCTATCCTAACTCACCTTTTATTCGCTCAGTCCAGGTCACTAAAGGTTTTGACAGCGCCGATCATTACATCATGGAACATGTACAGCCCTTCGATTTGGTTATTACCGCCGACATTCCTCTGGCAGCAGAAGTTATTGCTAAAAAAGGGTTGGCAATTAATCCTCGTGGAGAGGAATATAACGAAGCGTCCATCAAACAACGTTTGAATTTAAGAGATATACATGAACAATTACGCGCATCAGGTCATTATTCAGGTGGGCCGGCGGCATTAAGTATCAAGGAAAAAACTGCTTTTGCCAATGCTCTGGACCGATGTTTGGCAAAGAAAACACAAAATTAG
- a CDS encoding transporter substrate-binding domain-containing protein — translation MNFRKRVTHLLLILFLFTGNASADNKQSIMVGVSKFAPPFSAADTSNHYFGFCIDIMNEICKRLNETCEYKAVTLQDQMDNLNSGNIDITFPPYPIPNIGAQGYIYSLPYMTSNGQFLTTSSNIKTLADIKNKRIGTVRETHLKSMLLLYTSADNIKEYPKVSSMIMALLNDDVDAIIMNINIFKYLTINKVIDFKTVGNPVILGNGYGIMALPKNTDLINKINKVLLQIENDGTYETIYNKYFGSNL, via the coding sequence ATGAATTTTAGAAAGCGGGTTACGCATCTTTTATTAATTCTATTCTTATTTACCGGAAATGCATCTGCTGACAATAAACAATCCATTATGGTAGGCGTTTCCAAATTTGCCCCCCCTTTTTCTGCAGCCGATACAAGTAATCATTATTTTGGTTTTTGTATTGATATCATGAATGAAATTTGCAAACGGCTTAATGAAACATGTGAATATAAGGCCGTGACCTTACAAGATCAAATGGATAACCTGAACTCGGGTAACATTGATATAACTTTCCCCCCTTATCCCATACCCAATATAGGCGCACAGGGCTACATTTACAGTTTGCCTTATATGACCAGCAATGGACAGTTCTTAACCACGTCTTCCAATATAAAAACTCTTGCGGACATTAAAAATAAACGGATAGGTACAGTTCGGGAAACCCATCTTAAAAGCATGCTTTTACTGTATACAAGTGCAGATAACATTAAAGAATATCCAAAAGTTTCTTCGATGATTATGGCCTTACTTAATGATGACGTTGATGCAATAATTATGAATATAAATATTTTTAAGTACCTTACTATCAATAAAGTAATCGACTTTAAAACCGTAGGCAATCCCGTTATTTTGGGGAATGGCTATGGGATCATGGCACTCCCAAAGAATACCGATTTAATTAATAAAATAAATAAAGTGTTGCTACAAATTGAAAACGATGGAACCTATGAAACAATTTATAATAAATATTTTGGTTCCAATTTGTAG
- a CDS encoding DUF4254 domain-containing protein encodes MPDSINVSDITTLHKNCIIHWKASGIVHQHQDFYRLIEENHAFNYQLWHAEDRARRDDQGYEFVYQAKREIDRFNQLRNNRMEAMDEWLFNTLQPEHFKNCPVNSESPGMIIDRLSILSLKSYHMELQSKREDATEEHRKSCAQKLMVINQQLEQLSQCLQELLADVREKKRTFRIYHQFKMYNDPNLNPELYCRRG; translated from the coding sequence ATGCCAGACAGTATTAATGTCTCAGACATAACCACTCTCCATAAAAATTGTATTATTCATTGGAAAGCCTCAGGCATCGTGCACCAACACCAGGACTTCTATCGTTTGATTGAAGAAAACCATGCATTTAACTATCAACTTTGGCACGCAGAGGATAGAGCTCGGCGGGATGATCAGGGATATGAGTTCGTATATCAGGCCAAAAGAGAAATTGACCGCTTCAATCAATTGCGCAATAACCGTATGGAAGCAATGGATGAATGGCTTTTCAACACCCTGCAGCCGGAACATTTTAAAAACTGTCCGGTTAACTCGGAATCCCCGGGAATGATCATTGACAGACTTTCTATTTTATCCTTGAAATCCTATCATATGGAGCTGCAAAGCAAGCGCGAAGATGCCACAGAAGAACATCGGAAGAGTTGTGCGCAAAAGTTAATGGTCATAAATCAACAATTGGAGCAATTATCGCAGTGCCTGCAAGAATTGCTTGCAGATGTTAGAGAGAAAAAACGCACTTTCAGAATTTATCATCAATTTAAAATGTATAACGATCCTAATCTAAACCCCGAATTGTACTGCCGCCGAGGGTAG
- a CDS encoding ATP-dependent zinc protease family protein: MRQILALFIFAVLMTGSVMASNETQIYGYVEKVSFPEKNLTLSAKLDTGAKSASLNATNITEITKNGVPYLRFIVPTKTGDYQFEAEYKGRVKIKVRDGEHGSEILAHAPIKRPVVLLSIQLGDKVRTIKVNLTNRKRFLYPLLLGRDAIIAFNGAVNPALTFTLRNQSIKKQ; encoded by the coding sequence ATGAGACAAATACTTGCTCTCTTTATTTTTGCAGTACTAATGACTGGATCTGTTATGGCATCAAATGAAACACAAATTTATGGTTATGTTGAGAAAGTTTCGTTCCCGGAGAAAAATTTAACTCTTTCGGCAAAATTGGATACTGGAGCCAAATCCGCTTCTTTGAATGCGACCAACATCACTGAAATTACTAAAAATGGCGTGCCCTACTTACGTTTTATTGTCCCGACCAAAACGGGTGACTACCAATTTGAAGCTGAGTACAAAGGACGGGTAAAGATAAAAGTTCGCGATGGGGAACATGGATCTGAAATATTAGCCCACGCACCAATTAAACGTCCCGTTGTCCTGCTTAGCATACAACTTGGCGATAAAGTACGCACAATTAAAGTGAATTTAACCAATCGCAAGCGTTTTCTTTATCCTTTACTTTTAGGAAGGGATGCAATTATTGCTTTTAATGGTGCGGTTAATCCTGCACTGACCTTTACGTTAAGAAATCAGAGCATTAAGAAACAATGA
- a CDS encoding inactive transglutaminase family protein: protein MKNNTRHVYGLIFTLFILGAGIFLYRHFVLDVPLTDTETINSWTIESNLRFIADPNTPIKASFNIPYLPPHFAILDEYFVSRNYGVTTNLNGDNRETVWSIRRAHGPQSLYYRAIFRQTEGNESPLGAPPAVKTQPLEESQKSAVETITNQVRQSSADIKTFAQSTVKELNKKDGNAKLLTGNDFSDEHLINAAILILNQSKISAIPVKGIYLSQKNKAELSSYLAVFNGKNWVYINPKTGSAGLPKDFLIWQYGNEPVFNVEGGKKSQFSLTVSPTPINALSIAKSRGLQSDSQLLRFSLLQLPVNAQATYKILLTVPIGAFIILILRNFIGIKTFGTFMPVLIALAFRETHVIWGISLFVIIVSFGLLARFYLDQLRLLLVPRLAAILTVVILLMIFISVLSQSLGLDAGLSVALFPMVILTMTIERMCITWDERGASEAIKSGIGSLVAAVISYWAMCYEPLQYLVFAFPELLLVLLALILWFGQYRGYRLFELKRFKSLARHVE from the coding sequence ATGAAAAACAACACGCGTCATGTTTATGGGCTTATTTTTACTTTATTTATCCTGGGAGCAGGGATTTTTTTGTACCGGCACTTTGTCCTAGATGTCCCTTTGACTGACACAGAAACAATAAACAGTTGGACAATTGAATCGAATTTGCGCTTTATTGCCGACCCTAATACGCCGATTAAGGCGAGTTTTAATATTCCCTATTTACCGCCACATTTCGCCATTCTTGATGAGTATTTTGTATCAAGAAATTATGGGGTAACAACCAATTTAAATGGGGATAATCGGGAGACAGTTTGGTCAATAAGGCGTGCTCATGGCCCACAATCCTTATACTACAGGGCCATCTTTCGCCAAACGGAGGGAAATGAATCCCCCCTCGGGGCCCCTCCAGCAGTAAAAACCCAACCTCTTGAAGAAAGTCAAAAATCTGCAGTTGAAACCATTACCAATCAGGTAAGACAGTCCTCAGCCGACATTAAAACCTTTGCTCAAAGCACCGTTAAAGAATTAAATAAAAAAGATGGCAATGCCAAGTTATTGACTGGCAATGATTTTAGTGATGAGCATCTTATCAATGCAGCAATTCTTATTTTGAATCAATCTAAAATTTCTGCAATCCCGGTCAAAGGGATTTATTTATCCCAAAAAAATAAAGCCGAGCTCAGTTCATATCTGGCCGTTTTCAATGGCAAAAACTGGGTTTATATTAATCCTAAAACAGGAAGTGCGGGGCTGCCTAAAGATTTTCTAATCTGGCAGTATGGTAATGAACCGGTATTTAATGTTGAAGGTGGAAAAAAATCTCAATTCAGCCTTACCGTATCGCCCACCCCCATTAATGCATTAAGCATTGCCAAATCGAGAGGATTGCAATCAGACTCACAGCTGTTACGGTTTTCTTTATTACAATTACCTGTTAATGCACAAGCTACCTACAAAATTTTATTAACAGTACCTATAGGTGCTTTTATTATCCTGATTCTGAGAAACTTTATCGGCATTAAAACCTTCGGTACCTTTATGCCTGTTTTAATTGCCTTGGCCTTTAGAGAAACGCATGTTATCTGGGGCATTTCCCTCTTCGTCATCATCGTGTCGTTTGGCCTGCTGGCACGCTTTTATTTGGATCAATTAAGGTTGCTCTTGGTACCCAGACTTGCGGCTATTCTTACTGTAGTGATTTTGTTAATGATATTTATTAGTGTCCTCAGTCAAAGCCTTGGCCTGGATGCGGGTCTTTCAGTGGCCTTGTTCCCCATGGTTATTTTAACGATGACCATAGAACGGATGTGTATTACCTGGGATGAGCGAGGAGCTTCAGAAGCTATAAAATCCGGAATAGGAAGCCTTGTCGCTGCGGTTATCTCTTATTGGGCAATGTGCTATGAACCCTTGCAATATCTTGTCTTTGCATTCCCTGAACTGCTTTTGGTCCTGCTCGCACTCATATTATGGTTCGGTCAATATCGTGGATACCGCCTATTTGAATTGAAGCGCTTTAAATCACTTGCGAGACATGTAGAATGA
- a CDS encoding alpha-L-glutamate ligase-like protein, protein MITLFRRLKNHGILSINQRNTDFVLRYNPRKLFPLVDDKLKTKKLALKAGIAVPPLYDIIETEQQIKTIEERLEPYNDFVVKPARGSGGDGILVFKDKVYGRYRQINGKLTTTQELSYHLSCLLSGAYSLGGSSDYAIIEKRVVVDPVFAEVSYEGIPDIRIISLLGYPAMAMVRLPTRLSGGKANLHQGAIGVGVDLATGKTLGGVYHNDIIDYHPDTLNPIVNIEVPYWNKILEIASSCYDLTGLGYLGVDIVLDKDQGPLMLELNARPGLNIQIANREGGLKRYRAIEAHYKDHPKETVAEKVAFSREHFARLK, encoded by the coding sequence ATGATTACCCTGTTTCGTCGTTTAAAAAATCATGGGATTTTAAGTATCAATCAGCGCAATACGGATTTTGTCTTGCGTTATAACCCAAGAAAATTGTTCCCGCTGGTAGATGACAAGTTAAAAACAAAAAAACTGGCGCTTAAAGCAGGAATTGCCGTACCGCCTTTGTACGATATTATCGAGACAGAACAGCAAATTAAAACCATTGAGGAACGCCTGGAGCCTTATAATGACTTTGTAGTTAAACCGGCACGCGGCTCAGGTGGTGACGGTATCCTGGTTTTTAAAGACAAAGTTTATGGGCGTTATCGACAAATTAATGGTAAATTAACCACAACCCAGGAGCTAAGCTACCATCTATCTTGCCTGCTTTCAGGCGCTTACAGCCTCGGCGGTTCCTCGGACTATGCCATTATTGAGAAACGCGTAGTTGTCGATCCTGTCTTTGCTGAGGTAAGTTATGAGGGCATTCCCGATATCCGCATCATCAGTTTACTGGGCTATCCTGCGATGGCCATGGTAAGACTGCCGACGCGTTTGTCAGGTGGAAAAGCCAATTTACATCAAGGCGCAATTGGCGTGGGGGTCGATCTTGCCACCGGCAAAACTCTTGGCGGTGTCTATCATAATGACATTATTGATTATCATCCCGATACCCTGAACCCTATAGTCAATATCGAAGTTCCTTATTGGAATAAAATCCTCGAAATTGCTTCCAGCTGTTATGACCTCACGGGTCTTGGCTATCTTGGGGTAGACATCGTGCTTGATAAAGATCAAGGGCCGTTAATGCTTGAGCTCAATGCACGACCCGGCTTAAACATACAAATTGCCAACAGGGAAGGCGGGTTAAAACGCTACCGAGCAATCGAGGCGCATTATAAAGACCATCCCAAGGAAACAGTTGCTGAAAAAGTTGCTTTCAGCCGCGAGCATTTTGCCCGTCTCAAATAA